The Terriglobia bacterium genome includes the window TTTCTTAACGAACCGTCTGCTGACCACTTGGTTGATCGTCGACTCAACGAATGCCGTGCTGATCCTTTCGCCTTGTCGCCATCGCTCGCCAAAGTTTGGAATGAACTCGCAGTTGTTCTTGATGTAGATCTCGAATTCGGCTAGCCCGTTGGCAACTTTCGCCGCAGGAATTGAATGCGCCTGGATCAGGCTTAGATCGATGGTTAGCCCGGTCATCCGTTCGAGCGCTTCCGGAGTGTTTCCGTGCCAAAGAAGGTGCTTGATGCTCTCCAGCTGCTTCGCGACATCGGCGCCAGTTTCCGGCCGCTCTTGCTGAAGCCCTTTTGTCTGCTGCTGGAGGACCGTCAGCCGCATTGTGATGTGAAACCAGTCCAGCAGATGCTCGCTGAATGGATGAAGGTACTGCTGCACACGTCGGACGTCCTGGCCCCCATCGGACATAAATACCACCTGTTGATTCTCCTGCATTCCTTGCGACTTCATCAGCTCCCAGAGCCGCCGGCGTGGCTTTTCGTCATAGGTTTGCACAAAGCCGAAACACTTCGCCGAGGGTACTTCGGTTGCATCCTCACGCCGGAAGGCAACGACGCTCTTGCCGGCGATCACTTCAAAACACCCCTGTTTATGTGCCGCTCGAACGTAGCCGCCATCGATGCCAACGGTGATCGGACCGTCTGGAAGCGGCTGTTGCTCCCAATCGTCTTCCGAGCCTTCGTACTCATTGAGCTGCCGCTCCCGGCCCAGTTCCTGCTCGATTCGTTCCGCTGTCGACTGCAGGTGGATGCGGACGCTTTCATGATTGGCGGAGCCTCCAATCGGCAATACTTCCGTCAGTAAGTCAGCAACCTTTGCGAAGGGGATCAGCGACGCCCACTTGCTCTCCAGATACAGCATTTCCACGCTGGTTCGCCCTTGGAGCCATGCTGCCGTCGGCCGGAATGTTTCCGGGCCTTCGGTCTGGCAGGCGCATCGGTTCCACCGCGGATTTGGCACATTCACCAGCCCGAACAGGGTGTTGACAGGTGTATTTCCAGAGCCTTTCGTCGTGTGCCGACGACCGCAATGGAGACACGCACGTCTTTGCTCCAGATTCTCGCTAACCTGTTGTACGACCATAAAGTCCTGCACACCTTCGAGCAACGCCTTGCTCTCAGCCAGGCTCATGCCGAGGGTCTCCATCGCTAACTCTTGCCGTTCGATTCCCGACAGCTGTCTGCGTTGTTCCCGGCCGTCAGCACTCACGCATACTACTTCGATCCGGATGTTCATGACCAGAACCCCCGCCGCCGCTGCGTGAAGATCCTCAAACGCTCGTTGGCTTCCTGCACGCTGAATCGCTCAGGCTCCAAGGGGCCACTTTCTTTGAGTCTCTGATCTATGCTCCGGAGACCGTCGTCCATCGCGGTGCGCAACAACTCCCAGGTCTCGCGTGGCTGATTCGGACAAGCTTCCGCCAACATCAGAATGCCGGTCTCCACCATGGCCGGTGCTAACATCTTGCTTCCCTCATTTTGTCGCTTCAGCATAAGCCGGTAGCCTGTCGGGCCGCCGCACAGCTCCGGTGGCGTTGCGCCACGCCCACCCAGACAAGCCGGCTCTATGTCTTCCTTCGTGCCCTCGTGAATGTCGAGGACTTGAATATCCCACTCCCACATGTGCAGGGTGTCGCAGATGTAGAGGAACTTTTCTTGCCGGTGCAATCTGAACTCATGTAGGGCCTTGGAACGTGTCTTCCGCCGAAAACTGTTGAATTCCTGGGCGTGGACACGGAAGATATATCCCAAATTGCCGCCCCAGCCCAGGATGGCGCAAAACGTGTCGTTGAATTCCGGCAAACTCGTCTGATCGGAGACCGCTATCTGGCGGATCACCATGGGACTCACATGATGGAGAACCGCTCGTAGAATCAGGCATTTGAAAGGCACTTGTTCGGTCATCGATCCAGATTACGCCGGCCTCAATCAAAGGCGACCTCCGAATTATTGCCGCACTCTGGATCACACCCCCGTGGATGTGATCGTGGTAGACAACGAGCGCCGGCTTCCAATTGGCCGGCCGTGGCTGACCTTGGCAATCGACGTGGCCGTACGAATGGTGGCCGCCTTCCATCAAGTCTCCGAACTGCGAGTCCGTGACGCTGCATCGGCACGCAAAACCTTGCTCCTTGAATTCATTCGATCTGGACATTCTCAACAAAGTCCTATATATTGGACCATATAAGGCCATAGGGCTTTATGTATGGAGCCTTATCAATGAGATCGAATGTGTCAGATGTTCTGCCCCCCGCCGTCAAGCGGTCGCTGACCAAATTCGGCAGCGACCTCGCAACCGCGCGGCGGAAACGTGGGCTCACAATCCTTGCCGTCGCCGAGCGCATGGGCGTTGCCAAGAATACTTACCTCCGCGCAGAGAAGGGAGATCCCAAAGTCGGCCTTGGCGTGTATGCGATGGCGCTTTTCGTCTTGGGCTTTGGCGATCCTCTTGGCGCTCTTATCGACGTGAGCCGCGACGATACCGGCCTTCTGCTCGATGAAGAACGTCTGCCCAAGCGCGTGCGCATGAAGAAAGCACAGGTGCCGCAATCATGAAGCGGAATATCGACGTGATGCTGGGCGATGGGGTCGAGGTCGGCACGCTGCGCTACGACCTGCAAGGGCGTCGCGAAAGCGCCGCTTTCGAGTATGGTGCGGGCTGGCTCGGCGCCCCCGCGCGTTTCGCTCTCGGGCCGACGCTTCCGCTCCAGGCGGGACCACAGTTTCATCGCAAGTCAAAAGACGGTTCTATATTTCATGCCGCGATTGCCGACACCGAGCCCGATGGGTGGGCAAAGCGCATCATCATGCGCGACCACATCAAGCGCAGACAGAAATTGCGCCGTGAAGGAAAAGAAGAAGCGCAGCCGCTCAACGCACTTGATTATTTACTGGCTGTGGATGATTTCAGCCGTGTCGGCGCGCTTCGTTTTCGCGACGAAGAGGGCGTGTTTCAGCGCGCGCAGGAAGAAGGGCGCCGGACCGCTCCGCCACTCATCGAGCTTGGACATTTGTTGAGCGCGTCGCGCGCTGTCGAGGCGAACAAAGAGACGGCAGCGGACCTTGCATACTTACGCGGCCGAGGCACGTCGCTTGGCGGCATGCGCCCGAAATGCACGGTCATTGACGAAGACGGCTCGCTCTGCATCGGCAAGTTTCCGAGCATCGCAGACGAGCGCGCCGTTACCAAGGGAGAAGTGCTCGCTCTGACGCTTGCCAGAAAGGCCGGGATCGATGCAGCCACGGCGCGTATCGTCCAGAGCGAAGATTTGCCGGTCGCACTCGTCCGCCGCTTCGACCGCCAAAACAGCGGCCATCGCGTAATGTATGTCTCCGCCGCGACCATGCTGGGTGTTGAGGTGACGGAACCCGAGGAACATACCTACACCGAGATCGTGGACGCAATCCGCGTACACGGGGCCGACGCACAAGCCGATATCGAAGAGTTGTGGAGGCGCATTGCCTTCTCGATTTTGATTACGAATGTGGACGACCACTTGCGCAATCACGGCTTCCTGCATGTAGATAGGGAATTCTGGCGGTTGTCGCCCGCCTTTGACATTAACCCGTCACCCGAGCGCGTGCGTGAATTGAAGACGTGGATATCCGAAGATGCTGGCCCTGACATGACCATCGATGCCCTCATGTCCGTGATTGCTTATTTCCGCATCACGGCTTCGCGGGCCAAGGAGATCTTGAGCGACGTTATGCAAGCCGTGAATGGTTGGCGCAAGACTGGACAAAGTATTGGCATGAGTGAAGAAGAGCTTGAGCCATTCGTAGACGCCTTCGAACATGGCGAATGCGCCGCCGCGAAGAGGCTCATCTGAAGATCAAAGCCGATAACTCTCGGCAAACCCCGATGGTTATGCCATCACCGGCTGTACCGGACAAGGGCAGACTGCTGACCGCATGATTCTCGCGGCATTACCGTTCCGCAAGCTCTTTCCGTTGAGAAGGAGTCGCGACTTGGCGTGCTTCCGCAAGCAATTCCGCACGCTGGTAATTGCAGTGGCGGTCGACAAATGTTTCGAAGCGCCGCGCATATTCGGCCGGATCCGCCGTAGCCGCTAGAACGCGAAACCATGCAGGCAGCACTTGCTTCCAGTCGATGCCAACCATCCACGACCCTCCCTCGTCGGCAAAGAAGACCATCCTGTCGTCCGCATCGTCGAAGCGGTCCAGAAGTTCGAACAGAATATCAAACGCGCAGCGCACGCCGGCCACATTCGGCTTCTTCGCTTGCTCCACACAGCGGAAAAGCAGCCGCCGAAAATCGGCAATCCAGGCCAGCGTTCCCAGGGAACTCTGCGTGCAATTCTTCGAGTTGACGTCAAATGCTTCGTAGTATTCGCCGGCAAGACATGCCTTCTGAAAGGCCTGAACCTCGGCAAGGAGTTCATGCTTCACTGCGACATCGGAGACGAACTGCTCCGGTTTCATATATTGTGCGAGCAACTGGCGGAGCTTGGCTGGAGGAAGAAGCGAGATGGCGTCATCGAGCAGAAAGAAGATGGTCTCGTTGCCGCTCCCGCGGATCGCCCTGCGAATTCGTTGCAGATCGAGTTTGCCGCCGCTCATCGTCGCCTCGGGTCAGTGGTCTTCATTTCAATGACTATCCTATCGCGGGCGACGCCATGTACACTGGAATGCAGAATCGATCGTGCCGGTATCCGTGCTTAAGCCATCGCTCTCTGCATGGCGCAAGCTAGAATCGCTTCCCGTCTTGTGAATTCCTTATTCCCCACCAAAGTTATTTCCGCCGATGCCGAAGAAACGCGCAGATGCAACTCCTGCTTCCCCCGATCTGTTCTTCACGAAGGAACTCGCGGGCGAGGAACCGCCTTCGTTCGAATCACTAAAAAAACGGGGGGTGGCGGATTTGATTCTGCTTCCCGGAGCCGGCCAACTTGAGATCAGGCTACGCGGCGAAGTGGGTCTTCGGAACCCGCTTTCATGCCTGGA containing:
- a CDS encoding ISKra4 family transposase → MNIRIEVVCVSADGREQRRQLSGIERQELAMETLGMSLAESKALLEGVQDFMVVQQVSENLEQRRACLHCGRRHTTKGSGNTPVNTLFGLVNVPNPRWNRCACQTEGPETFRPTAAWLQGRTSVEMLYLESKWASLIPFAKVADLLTEVLPIGGSANHESVRIHLQSTAERIEQELGRERQLNEYEGSEDDWEQQPLPDGPITVGIDGGYVRAAHKQGCFEVIAGKSVVAFRREDATEVPSAKCFGFVQTYDEKPRRRLWELMKSQGMQENQQVVFMSDGGQDVRRVQQYLHPFSEHLLDWFHITMRLTVLQQQTKGLQQERPETGADVAKQLESIKHLLWHGNTPEALERMTGLTIDLSLIQAHSIPAAKVANGLAEFEIYIKNNCEFIPNFGERWRQGERISTAFVESTINQVVSRRFVKK
- a CDS encoding helix-turn-helix transcriptional regulator translates to MRSNVSDVLPPAVKRSLTKFGSDLATARRKRGLTILAVAERMGVAKNTYLRAEKGDPKVGLGVYAMALFVLGFGDPLGALIDVSRDDTGLLLDEERLPKRVRMKKAQVPQS
- a CDS encoding type II toxin-antitoxin system HipA family toxin; the protein is MKRNIDVMLGDGVEVGTLRYDLQGRRESAAFEYGAGWLGAPARFALGPTLPLQAGPQFHRKSKDGSIFHAAIADTEPDGWAKRIIMRDHIKRRQKLRREGKEEAQPLNALDYLLAVDDFSRVGALRFRDEEGVFQRAQEEGRRTAPPLIELGHLLSASRAVEANKETAADLAYLRGRGTSLGGMRPKCTVIDEDGSLCIGKFPSIADERAVTKGEVLALTLARKAGIDAATARIVQSEDLPVALVRRFDRQNSGHRVMYVSAATMLGVEVTEPEEHTYTEIVDAIRVHGADAQADIEELWRRIAFSILITNVDDHLRNHGFLHVDREFWRLSPAFDINPSPERVRELKTWISEDAGPDMTIDALMSVIAYFRITASRAKEILSDVMQAVNGWRKTGQSIGMSEEELEPFVDAFEHGECAAAKRLI